Proteins encoded together in one Micromonospora auratinigra window:
- a CDS encoding LytR/AlgR family response regulator transcription factor, with product MSGFLRVLAVDDEPPALDELAYHLRADPRVARLHTAGDATEALRVLRDGDVDVVFLDIRMPGLDGMELARVLRRFARPPAIVFVTAYDDGAVDAFDLGATDYVRKPVRAERLAESLRRVIGSRVVPSHPAALARTEEDPTIPIELAGTTRMLPRSAVRWVEAQGDYARLHTADGSHLVRVSLATLAERWADAGFVRIHRSYLVQLKLIAELRLVNSGYVVVIDGSELPVSRRHTRELKDKLVRAAKQDWTR from the coding sequence GTGTCCGGTTTCCTGCGGGTGCTGGCGGTGGACGACGAGCCGCCGGCGCTGGACGAGCTGGCGTACCACCTGCGGGCGGATCCCCGGGTGGCCCGGCTGCACACGGCCGGGGACGCCACCGAGGCGCTGCGGGTGCTCCGCGACGGCGACGTGGACGTGGTCTTCCTGGACATCCGGATGCCAGGGCTGGACGGGATGGAGCTGGCCCGGGTGCTGCGCCGGTTCGCCCGGCCGCCGGCGATCGTCTTCGTCACCGCGTACGACGACGGGGCGGTGGACGCCTTCGACCTCGGGGCCACCGACTACGTCCGCAAGCCGGTACGCGCCGAGCGGCTCGCCGAGTCGCTGCGCCGGGTGATCGGCTCCCGGGTGGTGCCGTCGCACCCGGCGGCGCTGGCCCGGACCGAGGAGGACCCGACGATCCCGATCGAGCTGGCGGGTACGACCCGGATGCTGCCCCGCTCGGCGGTGCGCTGGGTGGAGGCGCAGGGCGACTACGCCCGGCTGCACACGGCGGACGGCTCGCACCTGGTCCGGGTCTCGCTGGCCACGCTCGCCGAGCGCTGGGCGGACGCGGGGTTCGTCCGGATCCACCGGTCGTACCTGGTGCAGTTGAAGCTGATCGCCGAGCTGCGGCTGGTCAACTCCGGCTACGTGGTGGTGATCGACGGCAGCGAACTGCCGGTGAGCCGCCGGCACACCCGCGAGCTGAAGGACAAGCTGGTCCGGGCGGCCAAGCAGGACTGGACCCGCTGA
- a CDS encoding iron-containing alcohol dehydrogenase family protein has product MPLLARTVLTPLHIDVRRGAVADLAAILVDGRISAGGDVAVVVGPGQGAQIAELIRPSLRAADVFTVAGGTLDAADDLGAKLRQRSYDAVVGIGGGKTIDVAKYAATRRGLPMVTVATALANDGIASPVASLVNEGMKGSYGVHIPIAVIVDLDFVEAGPERHNRAGIGDVVSNISALADWELARQVRGEPVDGLAASLARSGAEAVLHHPGDMSDDGFVTVLAEALISSGLAMAVCGTSRPASGGCHEIMHAVDVLFPGTASHGELAGLGALFCTFLRGDERRFVEMSACLARHGLPRLPADVALTEEQFVEAVQFAPATRPDRYTILEHLAMSPTETRERLADYAGALRDHLG; this is encoded by the coding sequence GTGCCGCTACTAGCCCGGACCGTGCTCACCCCGCTGCACATCGACGTGCGGCGGGGTGCGGTGGCGGACCTGGCCGCGATCCTCGTCGACGGGCGGATCTCGGCCGGCGGGGACGTGGCGGTGGTGGTCGGGCCGGGGCAGGGCGCACAGATCGCCGAGCTGATCCGCCCCTCGCTGCGGGCCGCCGACGTGTTCACCGTGGCCGGCGGCACCCTGGACGCCGCCGACGACCTGGGCGCCAAGCTGCGCCAGCGGTCGTACGACGCGGTGGTCGGGATCGGCGGCGGCAAGACCATCGACGTGGCGAAGTACGCCGCCACCCGGCGCGGCCTGCCCATGGTGACGGTGGCGACGGCGCTCGCCAACGACGGCATCGCCTCGCCGGTCGCCAGCCTGGTCAACGAGGGGATGAAGGGCTCCTACGGGGTGCACATCCCGATCGCGGTGATCGTCGACCTGGACTTCGTGGAGGCGGGACCGGAGCGGCACAACCGGGCCGGCATCGGCGACGTGGTGAGCAACATCAGCGCGCTCGCCGACTGGGAACTGGCCCGCCAGGTACGCGGCGAGCCGGTCGACGGCCTGGCCGCCTCGCTGGCCCGGTCGGGCGCCGAGGCGGTGCTGCACCACCCGGGCGACATGAGCGACGACGGCTTCGTCACCGTGCTCGCCGAGGCGCTGATCTCGAGCGGCCTGGCGATGGCCGTCTGCGGCACCAGCCGTCCGGCCAGCGGCGGCTGCCACGAGATCATGCACGCGGTCGACGTGCTCTTCCCCGGCACCGCCTCGCACGGCGAACTGGCCGGGCTGGGCGCGCTGTTCTGCACCTTCCTGCGCGGCGACGAGCGCCGGTTCGTCGAGATGTCGGCCTGCCTGGCCCGGCACGGCCTGCCCCGGCTGCCCGCCGACGTCGCGCTGACCGAGGAGCAGTTCGTGGAGGCGGTGCAGTTCGCACCGGCCACCCGGCCGGACCGGTACACCATCCTCGAACACCTCGCTATGTCGCCTACCGAGACCCGGGAGCGGCTGGCAGACTACGCCGGTGCACTCCGCGACCACCTCGGCTGA
- a CDS encoding NUDIX domain-containing protein, whose translation MPTEPLRCAGALIVDDDGRLFVQRRSPERRIFPNCWDIVGGHVEPGESLDEALRREVTEETGWSVSHVLGLVGEYTYTADDGLARVETDFLVRVDGDLSRPRLEVGRHTEYRWLTAGDVALLDDHRDVNDGLIRRIVEDAFAALRSIGL comes from the coding sequence GTGCCCACCGAGCCTCTCCGCTGCGCCGGCGCGCTGATCGTGGACGACGACGGCCGCCTCTTCGTCCAGCGCCGGTCCCCCGAGCGGCGCATCTTCCCGAACTGCTGGGACATCGTCGGCGGCCACGTCGAACCCGGCGAGAGCCTGGACGAGGCGCTGCGGCGGGAGGTCACCGAGGAGACCGGCTGGTCGGTGTCGCACGTGCTCGGCCTGGTCGGCGAGTACACGTACACCGCCGACGACGGGCTGGCCCGGGTGGAGACCGACTTCCTGGTCCGGGTGGACGGCGACCTGAGCCGGCCCCGACTGGAGGTGGGCAGACACACCGAGTACCGCTGGCTGACCGCGGGCGACGTGGCGCTGCTCGACGACCACCGCGACGTGAACGACGGGCTGATCCGACGGATCGTCGAGGACGCCTTCGCCGCGCTGCGCTCGATCGGTCTGTGA
- a CDS encoding glycosyltransferase family 4 protein produces MRIVVAHNRYREAQPSGENTIVDAEIGQLTAAGVEVLPFLRSSDEIPSMSKAAKALLPISPIWAPKAQQDLDRLLVEHRPDVLHLHNPYPLISPWVVRTAHRRGVPVVQTVHNYRQVCSSGLYFRDGVICQDCRGRALGVPAIVHRCYRGSRAQSALMATTLAVHRPTWKSVDRFIALTSAVADHLRDYGIPDERIVVKPNAIPDPGTPAPLGDGFLFLGRLSPEKGLDLLLEAWRRHPDGALGPLRIAGDGELRPLVEAAAAERGDVTFLGPLDRAGVRAALTASAVVLATSTWHDVLPTVIIEALASGRPVLGTALGGIPYLVGADTPREPAGTGPAAVASVPAGGATGPAIPAGIESGDAGWVVAPDPAALAAALPVARAHAAARSASARTRYERTFHPDVVTRRLLDTYKAVTPTAPPHH; encoded by the coding sequence GTGAGAATCGTGGTGGCGCACAACCGGTACCGGGAAGCCCAGCCGTCCGGCGAGAACACCATCGTCGACGCGGAGATCGGGCAGCTCACCGCGGCCGGCGTGGAGGTGCTGCCGTTCCTGCGCAGCTCCGACGAGATCCCGTCGATGTCGAAGGCGGCCAAGGCGCTGCTGCCGATCTCGCCGATCTGGGCCCCGAAGGCCCAGCAGGACCTGGACCGGCTGCTCGTCGAGCACCGGCCGGACGTGCTGCACCTGCACAACCCGTACCCGCTGATCTCGCCCTGGGTGGTGCGGACCGCGCACCGGCGTGGGGTCCCGGTGGTGCAGACGGTGCACAACTACCGGCAGGTCTGCTCGTCGGGGCTGTACTTCCGGGACGGGGTGATCTGCCAGGACTGCCGGGGTCGGGCGCTGGGCGTGCCGGCGATCGTGCACCGCTGCTACCGCGGCTCGCGGGCGCAGAGCGCGCTGATGGCCACCACGCTCGCCGTGCACCGCCCCACCTGGAAGTCGGTGGACCGGTTCATCGCGCTGACCAGCGCCGTCGCCGACCACCTGCGCGACTACGGCATCCCGGACGAGCGGATCGTGGTCAAACCGAACGCCATTCCCGACCCCGGTACGCCGGCCCCGCTCGGCGACGGCTTCCTCTTCCTCGGCCGGCTCTCCCCGGAGAAGGGCCTCGACCTGCTGCTGGAGGCGTGGCGTCGGCACCCCGACGGGGCGCTCGGGCCGCTGCGGATCGCCGGCGACGGGGAACTGCGCCCGCTGGTCGAGGCGGCCGCCGCCGAACGCGGCGACGTGACCTTCCTCGGCCCGCTCGACCGGGCCGGGGTGCGCGCCGCGCTGACGGCGAGCGCCGTGGTGCTCGCGACCTCCACCTGGCACGACGTGCTGCCCACCGTGATCATCGAGGCGCTCGCCAGTGGCCGGCCGGTGCTCGGGACCGCTCTCGGCGGGATCCCGTACCTGGTCGGCGCCGACACGCCGCGCGAGCCCGCCGGCACCGGCCCGGCCGCGGTGGCCTCGGTGCCCGCCGGGGGCGCCACCGGTCCGGCCATTCCCGCCGGCATCGAGTCCGGCGACGCCGGCTGGGTGGTCGCGCCCGACCCGGCCGCCCTGGCCGCCGCCCTACCGGTCGCCCGCGCCCACGCCGCCGCCCGGTCCGCGTCGGCCCGCACCCGCTACGAGCGCACCTTCCACCCCGACGTCGTCACCCGACGCCTCCTCGACACCTACAAAGCCGTCACCCCCACCGCACCCCCCCACCACTGA
- a CDS encoding sugar transferase: MRHVDSFEIQPPTPPSHNGVPRSAWARARRRVSRWHRPYIALLLLVDFASVVLADWLAQEVFGQARAGFYNAKEDPTWFYTVAFLLMPLGWLVILWGNRAYDRRYLGLGPDEFKRVIRGGVAVAATVSFIAFATKTDLSRYTVGYALLGALFLILVGRMVARFLLHTMRRRAGQAGHRMVLVGTLPECLEVYTAVTRNPGAGLVPVAIHLTDGYAAARGIETPVPVYAGRDVLALVREVGGDTIAVCGSASAEPGELRRLAWQLEGSGVDLVVAPQLTDIAGPRVHIRPIEGLPLLHVEEPTLSGPALLAKNLMDRVAAGLGLVLLIPLFAAIALAIRLSDPGPVFFRQPRVGHEGRTFRVWKFRTMYVDAEERLAGLVDQNETDGMLFKMKQDPRVFPVGSFLRASSLDELPQLINVLWGEMSLVGPRPLPADDGDFLGDVRRRLLVRPGMTGLWQVSGRSDLSWDEAVRLDLYYVDNWSLAYDLSILWRTVGVVLARKGAY, encoded by the coding sequence GTGCGGCACGTCGACAGCTTCGAGATCCAGCCGCCGACTCCGCCGTCGCACAACGGCGTACCCCGGTCGGCATGGGCCCGCGCCCGGCGCCGGGTGTCCCGGTGGCACCGGCCGTACATCGCCCTGCTGCTCCTGGTCGACTTCGCCTCGGTGGTGCTGGCCGACTGGCTGGCCCAGGAGGTGTTCGGTCAGGCCCGCGCCGGCTTCTACAACGCCAAGGAAGACCCCACCTGGTTCTACACGGTGGCCTTCCTGCTGATGCCGCTCGGCTGGCTGGTGATCCTCTGGGGCAACCGGGCCTACGACCGGCGCTACCTGGGGCTCGGCCCGGACGAGTTCAAGCGGGTCATCCGCGGCGGGGTGGCGGTCGCCGCCACCGTGTCGTTCATCGCCTTCGCCACGAAGACCGACCTGTCCCGCTACACGGTCGGCTACGCCCTGCTGGGCGCGCTCTTCCTGATCCTGGTCGGGCGGATGGTCGCCCGCTTCCTGCTGCACACGATGCGTCGCCGGGCCGGACAGGCCGGGCACCGGATGGTGCTGGTCGGCACCCTGCCGGAGTGCCTGGAGGTCTACACCGCGGTCACCCGCAACCCCGGCGCCGGGCTGGTGCCGGTGGCCATCCACCTCACCGACGGGTACGCCGCCGCGCGGGGCATCGAGACCCCGGTCCCGGTGTACGCGGGCCGGGACGTGCTCGCCCTGGTCCGGGAGGTGGGTGGCGACACCATCGCGGTCTGCGGCTCGGCCAGCGCCGAACCGGGCGAGCTGCGCCGGTTGGCCTGGCAGTTGGAGGGCTCCGGCGTCGACCTGGTGGTCGCGCCCCAGCTCACCGACATCGCCGGCCCCCGGGTGCACATCCGCCCGATCGAGGGCCTGCCGCTGCTGCACGTCGAGGAGCCGACGCTGTCGGGCCCGGCGCTGCTGGCCAAGAACCTGATGGACCGGGTCGCCGCCGGGCTGGGCCTGGTGCTGCTGATCCCGCTCTTCGCCGCGATCGCGCTCGCCATCCGGCTCTCCGACCCCGGCCCGGTCTTCTTCCGGCAGCCCCGGGTCGGGCACGAGGGCCGGACGTTCCGGGTGTGGAAGTTCCGGACCATGTACGTCGACGCGGAGGAGCGGCTGGCCGGCCTGGTCGACCAGAACGAGACCGACGGCATGCTGTTCAAGATGAAGCAGGACCCCCGGGTCTTCCCGGTGGGCAGCTTCCTGCGCGCCTCCTCGCTGGACGAGCTGCCCCAGCTGATCAACGTGCTGTGGGGGGAGATGTCGCTGGTCGGGCCGCGTCCGCTGCCCGCCGACGACGGCGACTTCCTCGGTGACGTCCGGCGCCGGCTGCTGGTCCGGCCGGGCATGACCGGGCTGTGGCAGGTCTCCGGCCGCTCCGACCTCTCCTGGGACGAGGCCGTCCGGCTGGACCTCTACTACGTCGACAACTGGTCGCTCGCGTACGACCTGAGCATCCTGTGGCGGACGGTGGGCGTGGTGCTGGCCCGCAAGGGCGCGTACTAG
- a CDS encoding sensor histidine kinase gives MGGNLSAVFGVASLVTALAAALWAVLRLRGRRGIATATQRATYEVLHTAGLAAEPLRAGLSGAGAAKAVRHLRALVGAAGLALTDRETLLALDGRGAHHGDQLLAAARRAVGTGRSTVLRESELRCDLVDCPVRGAVVAPLSADGRVVGALVAIADEQPAPGLVQATLETAHWAGDQLALAELDSSRERLARAEVRALRAQISPHFIYNALTAIGSFVRTDPDRARELILEFAEFTRYSFRSHGEFTTLAEELRSIDRYLTIERARFGERLQVRLQIAPEVLPVTLPFLCLQPLVENAVRHGLSRKPGTGMVSIEARDAGAECHITVEDDGVGMDPTTLTAGIAELAGAASDPTDDPGQHVGLSNVDERLRSAFGDRFGLVVETGLGSGTKVSMRVPKFHPGVRVSS, from the coding sequence GTGGGTGGCAACCTCTCCGCCGTCTTCGGCGTCGCCTCGCTGGTCACCGCGCTCGCCGCGGCGCTCTGGGCGGTGCTGCGGCTGCGTGGCCGGCGGGGCATCGCCACCGCCACCCAGCGGGCCACCTACGAGGTGCTGCACACCGCCGGGCTGGCCGCCGAGCCGCTGCGCGCCGGCCTGAGCGGCGCGGGCGCGGCGAAGGCCGTACGCCATCTGCGGGCGCTGGTGGGCGCGGCCGGGCTGGCCCTGACGGACCGGGAGACCCTGCTCGCCCTCGACGGGCGCGGCGCGCACCACGGCGATCAACTGCTGGCGGCGGCCCGGCGGGCGGTCGGCACCGGGCGGTCGACCGTGCTGCGCGAGTCGGAGCTGCGCTGCGACCTGGTCGACTGCCCGGTACGCGGGGCCGTGGTGGCCCCGCTGAGCGCCGACGGCCGGGTGGTCGGCGCGCTGGTCGCGATCGCCGACGAGCAGCCCGCCCCGGGACTCGTCCAGGCCACCCTGGAGACCGCGCACTGGGCCGGCGACCAGCTCGCCCTGGCCGAGCTGGACTCGTCCCGGGAGCGCCTGGCCCGGGCCGAGGTACGCGCGCTGCGCGCCCAGATCAGCCCGCACTTCATCTACAACGCGCTGACCGCGATCGGCTCGTTCGTCCGGACCGACCCGGACCGGGCCCGGGAGCTGATCCTGGAGTTCGCCGAGTTCACCCGCTACTCGTTCCGTTCGCACGGCGAGTTCACCACGCTGGCCGAGGAGCTGCGCTCGATCGACAGGTACCTGACCATCGAGCGGGCCCGGTTCGGTGAGCGGCTCCAGGTGCGCCTCCAGATCGCCCCGGAGGTGCTGCCGGTGACCCTGCCGTTCCTCTGCCTCCAGCCGTTGGTGGAGAACGCCGTCCGGCACGGGTTGTCCCGCAAGCCGGGCACCGGCATGGTGAGCATCGAGGCCCGCGACGCGGGCGCGGAGTGCCACATCACCGTGGAGGACGACGGAGTGGGGATGGATCCGACGACGCTGACCGCCGGCATCGCCGAGCTGGCCGGCGCCGCCAGCGACCCGACCGACGACCCCGGCCAGCACGTCGGCCTCTCGAACGTCGACGAGCGGCTCCGGTCGGCCTTCGGGGACCGGTTCGGCCTGGTCGTCGAGACCGGCCTGGGCTCGGGTACGAAGGTCAGCATGCGGGTGCCCAAGTTCCATCCCGGCGTCCGGGTCAGTTCGTGA
- a CDS encoding Fpg/Nei family DNA glycosylase: MPELPEVEALAGYLRERAVGRRVERVEVSAISALKTYDPPPSAVSGRAVVGAGRHGKFLDVSFDGGLHLVVHLARAGWLHYREAFGSTAPLRPGKGPIALRVRLDDGSGFDLTEAGTQKKLAAYLVPDPAQVPGVAKLGPDALAADLATFAERLRSRRGQVKGVLTDQAVLAGVGNAYSDEILHAARLSPFAITDRLTDDQLATLHAATRAVLGDAVRRSTGQRAAELKGEKRSGLKVHARTGLPCPVCGDTVREVSFADSSLQYCPTCQTGGKPLADRRLSRLVR, translated from the coding sequence GTGCCCGAACTACCGGAGGTGGAAGCGCTCGCCGGATACCTGCGTGAGCGGGCGGTGGGCCGGCGCGTCGAGCGGGTCGAGGTGTCCGCGATCAGCGCGCTGAAGACGTACGACCCGCCGCCGAGCGCAGTCTCGGGGCGGGCGGTGGTCGGCGCGGGCCGGCACGGCAAGTTCCTCGACGTGAGCTTCGACGGTGGCCTGCACCTGGTGGTCCACCTGGCCCGGGCGGGCTGGCTGCACTACCGGGAGGCGTTCGGCTCGACCGCCCCGCTGCGCCCCGGCAAGGGCCCGATCGCGCTGCGGGTACGCCTCGACGACGGCTCCGGCTTCGACCTGACCGAGGCCGGCACCCAGAAGAAGCTGGCCGCGTACCTGGTGCCGGATCCGGCCCAGGTGCCCGGGGTGGCCAAGTTGGGACCGGACGCGCTCGCCGCCGACCTGGCCACCTTCGCCGAGCGGCTGCGCAGCCGGCGGGGCCAGGTCAAGGGGGTGCTCACCGACCAGGCGGTGCTCGCCGGGGTGGGCAACGCGTACTCGGACGAGATCCTGCACGCGGCGAGGCTCTCGCCGTTCGCGATCACCGACCGGCTCACCGACGACCAGCTCGCCACCCTGCACGCGGCGACCCGCGCGGTGCTCGGCGACGCGGTCCGGCGCTCGACCGGGCAGCGGGCCGCCGAGCTGAAGGGCGAGAAGCGCTCGGGGCTCAAGGTGCACGCCCGGACCGGGCTGCCCTGTCCGGTCTGTGGCGACACGGTGCGGGAGGTCTCGTTCGCCGACTCCAGCCTCCAGTACTGCCCCACCTGCCAGACCGGCGGCAAGCCGCTCGCTGACCGTCGGTTGTCCCGACTCGTACGGTGA
- a CDS encoding CDP-alcohol phosphatidyltransferase family protein, which yields MHSATTSAEPFRPTVADFHRVNRGGGLFSESISQWIGAVLAMVAQRLGLRPTALTLTNLVLGLAASVTVVALAPKVAAGDVPAWVVGLLALVGWQLAYALDCADGQLARVTGQGSAAGARVDVLCDVAAQIALVTALGATAVAQRPATPTWLIAVFAGTWMVNLVTSVMQSGPNAASMVTSTSLPVRLVKLVRDYGAVIFLAGLVLTFAPALTVWVIVAFTVVNGGFLLASIAFSARTSLR from the coding sequence GTGCACTCCGCGACCACCTCGGCTGAGCCGTTCCGCCCCACCGTCGCCGACTTCCACCGGGTCAACCGGGGCGGCGGCCTGTTCAGCGAGTCGATCAGCCAGTGGATCGGCGCGGTCCTCGCCATGGTCGCCCAGCGGCTCGGCCTGCGCCCCACCGCGTTGACCCTGACCAACCTGGTGCTCGGCCTGGCCGCCTCGGTGACCGTGGTCGCGCTCGCGCCGAAGGTCGCCGCCGGGGACGTGCCGGCCTGGGTGGTCGGCCTGCTCGCCCTGGTCGGCTGGCAGCTCGCGTACGCGCTGGACTGCGCGGACGGTCAGCTCGCCCGGGTCACCGGTCAGGGCAGCGCCGCCGGTGCCCGGGTCGACGTGCTCTGCGACGTGGCCGCCCAGATCGCCCTGGTCACCGCCCTCGGGGCGACCGCCGTGGCGCAGCGCCCGGCCACGCCGACCTGGCTGATCGCGGTCTTCGCCGGCACCTGGATGGTCAACCTGGTCACCTCCGTGATGCAGTCCGGCCCCAACGCGGCCAGCATGGTCACCTCCACCAGCCTGCCCGTACGCCTGGTGAAGCTGGTCCGCGACTACGGTGCGGTGATCTTCCTGGCCGGCCTGGTGCTGACCTTCGCCCCCGCCCTGACCGTGTGGGTGATCGTCGCGTTCACCGTCGTCAACGGCGGCTTCCTCCTCGCGAGCATCGCCTTCTCCGCCCGCACCTCCCTCCGCTGA
- a CDS encoding CBS domain-containing protein, whose product MQVREAMSNEVLVVGPEHTLRQAARMMSARRVGSAVVIDPDSEGVGIMTERDVLNAIGAGLDPDVERTGSHLTWDVVYAGPDWTVEEAAAAMARGGFRHLVVLDGREVAGVISVRDLMRVWAGRQAATTTV is encoded by the coding sequence ATGCAGGTTCGGGAAGCGATGTCCAACGAGGTGCTCGTGGTCGGGCCGGAGCACACGCTCCGCCAGGCGGCCAGGATGATGTCGGCCCGCCGGGTCGGCTCGGCGGTGGTGATCGACCCGGACTCCGAAGGGGTCGGGATCATGACCGAACGTGACGTGCTCAACGCCATCGGCGCCGGGCTGGACCCGGACGTGGAACGCACCGGCTCCCACCTGACCTGGGACGTCGTCTACGCCGGTCCGGACTGGACGGTGGAGGAGGCGGCGGCGGCGATGGCGCGCGGCGGCTTCCGGCACCTGGTGGTGCTGGACGGCCGCGAGGTGGCCGGGGTGATCTCGGTACGCGACCTGATGCGGGTCTGGGCCGGGCGGCAGGCGGCGACGACGACCGTGTGA
- a CDS encoding phosphocholine cytidylyltransferase family protein, translating into MIGMVLAAGAGRRLRPYTDTLPKALVPVDGETTILDIALRNLAEVGLTEVVIVVGYAADAVRQRQAALEAKYGVTITLVDNDKAEEWNNAYSLWLAREHFSRGVLLVNGDTVHPVSVEKTLLAERGPGILLAVDTIKALAEEEMKTTFDAAGQLTRITKLMDPADAYGEYIGATLIEPQVADALADALEATWRRDPNLYYEDGYQEFADSGGEVRAAPIGDVAWVEVDNHEDLARAREIACRY; encoded by the coding sequence ATGATCGGGATGGTGCTCGCGGCCGGTGCCGGGCGGCGCCTGCGCCCGTACACCGACACCCTGCCCAAGGCCCTGGTGCCGGTCGACGGGGAGACCACCATCCTCGACATCGCCCTGCGCAACCTCGCCGAGGTCGGCCTCACCGAGGTGGTGATCGTGGTCGGCTACGCCGCCGACGCGGTCCGACAGCGGCAGGCGGCGCTGGAGGCGAAGTACGGCGTCACGATCACCCTCGTGGACAACGACAAGGCCGAGGAGTGGAACAACGCGTACTCGCTCTGGCTGGCCCGGGAGCACTTCTCCCGGGGCGTGCTGCTGGTCAACGGCGACACCGTGCACCCGGTGAGCGTGGAGAAGACCCTGCTGGCCGAGCGCGGCCCCGGCATCCTGCTCGCCGTCGACACCATCAAGGCGCTGGCCGAGGAGGAGATGAAGACCACCTTCGACGCCGCCGGCCAGCTCACCCGGATCACCAAGCTGATGGACCCGGCCGACGCGTACGGCGAGTACATCGGCGCGACGCTGATCGAGCCGCAGGTGGCCGACGCCCTCGCCGACGCCCTGGAGGCGACCTGGCGGCGCGACCCGAACCTCTACTACGAGGACGGCTACCAGGAGTTCGCGGACTCCGGCGGCGAGGTGCGGGCCGCGCCGATCGGCGACGTGGCCTGGGTCGAGGTGGACAACCACGAGGACCTGGCCCGGGCCCGGGAGATCGCGTGCCGCTACTAG
- a CDS encoding aminotransferase-like domain-containing protein, giving the protein MTAEQLISFARGAPSLDIVDVEGLKAAAVRAFDADPAGITAYGTSVGYPPLRKWIAEKHGVEADQVLITNGSLQADAFLFDHLVRRGDAVVVERPTYDRTLLNLQQMGGEIHGVTIQPDGLDTAELRKLLESGVRPKLAHVIPNYQNPAGVTLSLEKRRELLDLAAEYEFTIFEDDPYADIRFRGEPLPSMLSMDTRGVVVHASSFTKTVCPGVRVGYLVGPAELIAAIAKRATNLYISPGMVSEAIVHQFCVSGEIERSIRNVSAALGERARVLAESLRRHIPEARFVEPDGGYFLWVELPEDVEVDRLAPAAAERGVAVVKGSDFLTDGGRHALRLAFSAVTADRIDEGVRRLAEAMAAVRG; this is encoded by the coding sequence ATGACCGCCGAGCAGCTGATCTCCTTCGCCCGTGGCGCTCCCTCGCTGGACATCGTCGATGTCGAGGGGCTCAAGGCCGCCGCCGTCCGTGCCTTCGACGCCGACCCCGCCGGGATCACGGCGTACGGCACCTCCGTCGGTTACCCGCCCCTGCGCAAGTGGATCGCGGAGAAGCACGGTGTCGAGGCCGACCAGGTGCTGATCACCAACGGCTCGCTCCAGGCCGACGCCTTCCTCTTCGACCACCTGGTGCGCCGGGGGGACGCGGTGGTGGTGGAGCGCCCCACGTACGACCGGACGCTGCTCAACCTCCAGCAGATGGGGGGCGAGATCCACGGGGTGACCATCCAGCCCGACGGTCTGGACACCGCCGAGCTGCGCAAGCTGCTGGAGTCGGGGGTCCGGCCGAAGCTGGCCCACGTGATCCCGAACTACCAGAACCCGGCCGGCGTGACGCTCTCCCTGGAGAAGCGGCGGGAGCTGCTCGACCTGGCCGCCGAGTACGAGTTCACGATCTTCGAGGACGACCCGTACGCCGACATCCGGTTCCGGGGCGAGCCGCTGCCGTCGATGCTGTCGATGGACACCCGCGGCGTGGTGGTGCACGCCTCCAGCTTCACCAAGACGGTCTGCCCCGGCGTCCGGGTCGGCTACCTGGTGGGTCCGGCCGAGCTGATCGCGGCGATCGCGAAGCGGGCGACCAACCTCTACATCTCGCCCGGCATGGTCTCCGAGGCGATCGTGCACCAGTTCTGCGTCTCCGGGGAGATCGAGCGGTCGATCCGGAACGTGTCGGCGGCGCTGGGCGAGCGGGCCCGGGTGCTCGCCGAGTCGCTGCGCCGGCACATCCCGGAGGCCCGGTTCGTGGAGCCGGACGGCGGCTACTTCCTCTGGGTGGAGCTGCCGGAGGACGTCGAGGTGGACCGGCTCGCCCCGGCCGCCGCCGAGCGTGGCGTCGCGGTGGTCAAGGGGAGCGACTTCCTGACCGACGGTGGCCGGCACGCCCTGCGGCTGGCCTTCTCGGCGGTGACCGCGGACCGGATCGACGAGGGTGTCCGGCGGCTGGCCGAGGCGATGGCCGCCGTTCGCGGCTGA